From Camelina sativa cultivar DH55 chromosome 20, Cs, whole genome shotgun sequence, the proteins below share one genomic window:
- the LOC104772737 gene encoding B3 domain-containing protein At5g42700-like, which produces MVVAKQSNYEEFRLKRVEENKKRMEALNLPKLSRNLNPTSLKTSPMKKRCIPRTPEKAEKQMVIVRRSSRLSNSSSTPVYREVDLQRVQNRRSKRRNLSNRVYVSDKIRDEAIARAEKFQADLGSDYPSFVKSMLQSHVSGGFWLGLPVQFCRSHLGKHDGVITLIDEEGAEYETIYLAKRTGLSGGWMGFAIAHNLAYGDTLVFELVRPTAFKVYVIRVGSSGESSEI; this is translated from the exons atggtggtcGCGAAACAATCAAATTACGAAGAGTTTCGTCTGAAAAGAGTGGAAGAGAACAAGAAACGAATGGAAGCTCTGAATCTTCCAAAGCTCAGTCGAAATCTCAATCCCACTTCTCTCAAGACTTCCCCA atgaagaagagatgTATTCCTCGGACAccagagaaggctgagaagcAGATGGTGATTGTCCGTAGATCTAGCCGTCTCTctaattcttcttctactcctGTTTACAGAGAA GTTGATCTCCAACGAGTTCAGAATCGCAGAAG TAAAAGGAGAAACTTGTCAAATCGGGTTTATGTTTCTGACAAAATCAGAGACGAGGCTATTGCAAGAGCTGAGAAATTTCAGGCTGATTTGGGGAGTGATTACCCAAGTTTTGTTAAATCTATGCTTCAATCACATGTTTCTGGTGGCTTCTGGCTG GGTCTTCCAGTTCAGTTCTGCAGATCTCACCTCGGGAAACATGATGGTGTCATAACTTTGATAGATGAAGAAGGCGCGGAGTATGAGACCATCTACTTAGCGAAAAGGACTGGACTTAGTGGTGGATGGATGGGGTTTGCGATTGCTCACAATCTAGCGTATGGAGATACTCTTGTTTTCGAGTTAGTTCGCCCAACCGCTTTCAAG GTTTACGTTATAAGAGTTGGAAGTTCTGGAGAAAGCTCAGAGATATGA
- the LOC104771399 gene encoding uncharacterized protein LOC104771399: protein MSSNGEKRMMKRSDFAQKLLDDLRVRKEQLSGSKNCLPTDSYAYSNRGCKGSRAKSTTFQELTSSSIEASNQLVPYGKGRSMEKIDLSKALAFALENAGKATRGDPSGSASIISFLHEVGKRSLGERRSSQVLVQQQQPSSSSPMIHVHIKEISKGAQKLNQIIKAYSNGLSFRKGRYSIQCGEQLMEGAIDLEQSLRLLVDIQQASEYTTNKQRKNRIKLLEENDDDEDQDDAHNQNYQKIKEVAKADIEMRLLALNYQEDNKKNKHRRTSSCGDTEERSLKPQKGRIPSVVAKLMGLGEFPEDEKETNNKNVTSTKSAENLTRRRVMQASANLVEQKAPRKSTSLDLVVHKETQTASEMNYKAKSQQKDREKDDSISNSRKRSKVSYKKDGEVTTKNVVRRNPSPTEHKHKVVARKPLQKLSSEKKLIFHKPEEEESIKKERFQREYSVKTNQSPKLMSSVDIQKKLARTVTEHAKAPRKSFCHVEVAQKAREGEVHKAKIREKKNQDIYNQNEGLCKVMKRPEIKKADGKQDQLLRSDDECNKTKAEAETYIKNSHVSGVEVQSSNKSTVEEHKRGIKDDSILLIAAERVTCQAPLENHHGILFTDGIDQQAPISKFNGNSERLPETICKGTKGEVEAGLPLLEKRQEKRTQETTETLSENEINLKKIFVKSQLFLDTAKALFKLNIPPNVFHDASVESNYYQEDKNLILECGFELMKRKRRFQELSVHPFVKVPISSSKVNSLDHLIRQMSKELEKLRAYGRDYNIGSHVEDYVLERDVHHKDPNLNSMWDMGWNDSMLAFIEKDDVMRDIEREVFSGLLEEITRDLICI, encoded by the exons atgagttcgaATGGcgagaagaggatgatgaaaaGGTCAGATTTTGCGCAGAAGTTGTTGGATGATCTTCGTGTGCGTAAGGAACAGCTTTCAGGGTCTAAGAATTGCCTGCCAACAG ATAGCTATGCATATTCCAACAGAGGATGTAAGGGATCCAGAGCAAAATCT ACAACATTTCAAGAACTCACTAGCAGCAGCATAGAGGCTTCAAATCAGTTAGTACCTTATGGAAAAGGACGGAGCATGGAGAAAATCGATCTTTCAAAAGCATTAGCATTTGCACTTGAGAATGCTGGGAAAGCTACAAGAGGAGATCCTTCAGGGAGTGCCTCAATCATTAGCTTCTTGCATGAAGTAGGAAAGAGATCtttgggagaaagaagaagcagtcAAGTTTTggtgcaacaacaacaaccttccTCAAGCAGTCCCATGATTCATGTTCATATAAAAGAGATTTCAAAGGGAGCTCAAAAACTGAATCAGATCATTAAAGCATATAGCAACGGCCTCAGTTTTCGTAAAGGGAGGTACTCAATACAATGCGGTGAACAACTCATGGAAGGTGCTATTGACTTGGAACAGTCTCTTCGTTTGCTTGTAGACATTCAACAAGCTTCTGAGTACACAACGaataaacagagaaaaaacagaatcaagctgcttgaagaaaatgatgatgatgaggatcaAGATGATGCTCATAACCAAAATTACCAAAAGATCAAAGAAGTCGCCAAGGCAGATATCGAGATGAGACTATTGGCACTTAACTACCAAGAGGATAATAAGAAGAACAAACATAGAAGAACAAGTAGTTGTGGAGATACAGAAGAGAGATCACTAAAACCTCAGAAAGGAAGGATTCCAAGTGTTGTTGCCAAGTTAATGGGATTAGGAGAGTTTCcagaagatgaaaaagagaccaacaacaaaaacgtTACATCCACTAAATCTGCAGAGAATCTCACAAGGCGTAGAGTAATGCAAGCTAGTGCAAATCTTGTTGAACAGAAGGCACCAAGGAAGTCAACATCATTGGATTTAGTAGTACATAAAGAGACTCAAACCGCGAGTGAGATGAACTACAAAGCCAAGTCTCAgcagaaagatagagagaaagatgattcaatttcaaacagtagaaaaagaagcaaagttTCATACAAGAAGGATGGAGAAGTGACGACGAAAAATGTTGTCAGAAGGAACCCATCTCCAACAGAACATAAGCATAAGGTTGTCGCAAGGAAGCCATTACAGAAACTTAGTTCTGAGAAGAAACTAATATTTCATAAacctgaggaagaagagagcatTAAGAAAGAGAGGTTTCAGCGAGAATATAGCGTAAAGACCAATCAGTCACCAAAACTTATGAGTTCAGTGGATATACAAAAGAAGCTAGCACGCACAGTCACAGAACATGCTAAAGCTCCAAGGAAAAGCTTTTGTCATGTTGAAGTAGCACAAAAGGCAAGAGAAGGAGAGGTTCATAAAGCCAAGATCCGTGAGAAGAAGAACCAAGACATATATAATCAGAATGAAGGATTGTGCAAAGTAATGAAGCGACCAGAGATTAAGAAAGCAGATGGAAAACAAGATCAGTTACTCAGAAGTGATGATGAATGTAACAAGACGAAGGCAGAAGCAGAGACATACATCAAAAATTCTCATGTTTCAGGTGTTGAGGtccaatcatcaaacaaaagtaCTGTGGAAGAACATAAGAGAGGGAtcaaagatgactcaattcttcTTATTGCCGCGGAGAGAGTCACATGCCAAGCTCCATTAGAAAAT CATCATGGGATTTTGTTCACGGATGGGAtagatcaacaagctccaaTATCAAAGTTTAATGGAAATTCAGAGAGACTACCCGAGACAATATGTAAAG GAACCAAAGGGGAGGTAGAAGCTGGTTTACCTTTGTTGGAGAAGCGACAAGAAAAGCGGACACAAGAAACCACAGAGACATTGTCTGAAAATGAAATTAacctcaagaaaatatttgtgAAAAGCCAACTATTTCTAGACACAGCAAAGGCACTTTTCAAACTCAACATTCCTCCAAATGTCTTTCATGACGCCTCCGTTGAAAGCAATTACtatcaagaagacaagaatcTAATCCTTGAATGTGGCTTCGAGCTAATGAAACGGAAAAGGAGATTTCAAGAGTTAAGTGTACATCCTTTCGTCAAGGTACCCATCAGTTCCTCTAAAGTAAACTCATTGGACCATCTTATTAGACAAATGAGCAAAGAGTTAGAGAAGCTGCGAGCCTACGGTAGGGATTACAACATAGGATCACATGTTGAAGACTACGTGTTGGAAAGAGATGTTCACCATAAAGACCCAAACTTGAACTCAATGTGGGACATGGGTTGGAACGATTCCATGCTCGCCTTCATCGAGAAAGATGATGTTATGAGGGATATAGAGAGGGAAGTCTTCAGTGGACTCTTGGAGGAGATAACAAGAGATCTTATATGCATATAG